In Bifidobacterium scardovii JCM 12489 = DSM 13734, the genomic stretch GGGCAAACGGATCGACGCGAGCAAGGCCTCGAAGGACACGAAGCAGCTGCTGAGCGACTACCGCATGATCCAGTACGACGTCACCGCGGGCGAAGGGTACCTGCGCGGTCTCGGTTTCATGGACGTGCCGCGGTAGCGTGGCGCATTGGGGGGCTCCCCTCTCTGAGGGGAGCCAAGGTGATGAGTCGTCGCGACGGACCAGTGCGGTATATGTTTGCCGTTAAAAGTTTATTGACAAACGATAAATTCGGGCGCATAATTAGAGGCAAGAGGCGATGGCGGGAATGCGGAAACGCCGCATGGGAGCCTCGATGATAAGGAGGTCATCATGAACCAGCTGACGGTGAAGCGTGTGAATGGGCAAAAGGGTCGCGCGGCGGGGCCGGCTCCCATGCTGCTCAAGGCCAATGCGGCGGCGAAGATCGTCGCCCGGATCGGCGAGGTGGTGCTGTGGATCAGCTCGGCGCTGTACGTGCTGCTGGTCGCCGTGTTCCTGTTCAGCGGCGACCGCTTCCACCTGTCGCCGGACGCCGACGCGCGGATGGACGTCGGCGACTGGCATTTCAGCATCGGCAGCACGGTGCTGGACTACGATATACGGCTGGTGCGTTTCGGCGAGGGCCCGCTCGACTTGCCCGTCGTGGTCATGGTCGGTTTGACGGACGCGATCATATTTGCGCTGCTGGCGTTGGTGTTCCATGAGGTGGCGGCGCTGTGCGGCGAACTGGGCCGCTGGGGAGGGGCGGCCGACTCGGGTGACGGCACGCCGTTCAGCCCGGCCGCCGCGATCCGGCTGAACCGGGTTGGATGGTATCTCATCGCGGCTCCGGCCGTGGCGTTCGTGCTGGCGGTGATCTGCGCGCTGCTGGGGTGCAGCTTCAGCGCCGGCCTGTGGATGAGCGCATTGATGGTGATGCTCGGCATCATCGTGCTGCAGCTGGCGCGCGTCTTCGCGTATGGCACGGCCCTGCAGCAGGATGTGGACGGGTTGCTGTGAGCGGGCATATCGTACTGCGGCTGGACCGGATGATGGTGGAGCGCGGCCGTTCGCTCAACTGGCTGGCCGATCAGGTCGGCATCACCAACGTGAACCTGTCGAAGATCAAGAACAACCGCGTCTCCGCCATCCGATTCTCCACGTTGGCCGCGATCTGCGAAGCGCTCGAATGCCAGCCCGGCGACATCCTCGAATACGAGGAGGACTGAGCCGGGCGGCGTTCGGCGCCCCTCCCGTGCGGGTCACGCAAGCTGCGCGAGCAGGGTCGGCAGCTCGGCCATCGTGTCGATGACGGCATCGGCGCCGGCGGCGACGAACGCCGTGCGGGCGGCGGCGCGAGCCGCGTCGCGGTCCGCGGGGGAGAGGGCCTCGAACTCGGTCTGGCTCAGGGCCATCTGGGAGCCGCCCTCCGTGACGCCGATGGTGAAGACGCCGGCGTTCTTGCCTTCGCGGATGTCGGAGAGGGTGTCGCCGATCTTGGCGGCCTTGCGCACGTCGGTGACGTGCAGGGTCTCCAGATTGCGGAAGATCATGTACGGATAGGGGCGGCCGTAGCCGTCGGTGCCGTCCGGGCTGATCCAGTAGTCCGGCGCGTACCCGGCCTCGGCGGCCTTCGGCACGACGATGTCCATCATCGAGTCCGTGTAGCCGGTGGTGGAGCCGATCTTCAGGCCCATCCCGCGCAGGGCGGCCACCGCGTCGAGCACGCCGGGCTTCGGGGTGGAGAACCGGTCCAGGATGGACAGCAGCTTCGGCTCGAAGTGGCTGTAGACGGCATCCACGTCGGCCTCGCTCGGGGCGGCGCCATGGGCGTCCTCCCAGGCGCGGGCGATGCGCTCCATGTGCAGCATGGTGTTGATGTGGTCGTGCTTGAGCATGCCCATCGGCTTGCGGGTCTCGTCCATGGTCGGCTCGATGCCGAATTCGCGGAACGCCTCCTGGAAGGCGCGGACGGGGGCGAAGCAGCCGTAGTCCACGGTGGTGCCGGCCCAGTCGAAGATGACGGTTTCGAAACGGGTGTTGGTCATGTGTGTCTCCTTGTGTCTCTCAATAAGATCCCTCCCCTCAGTCAGCGAAGCTGACTGAGGGGAGCTGGTGATAGGAAATCAGGCGGCGAGCCTGACACCGGCGGGGGCGGCGGCCTTGATCGGGGCGCCGGCGGCGTCCATCGCGGCGATCGCGGCGGGGACGGAATCGGAACCGGTGGCTACGGCCAGCAGACCGCGTTCACCCATGTACATGGCGAGCAGCTCGGTCACCTTCTCGATATCGTCGGCGTAGATCTCGCCGATGTTGCCCAAGCGGAAGGTCTCCTCGTCGGTGAGCTTGCCCGGGTAGATCGCGTAGCCGCGCTCCTTGATGAACTCGTACATGTCGTGGAAGTCGAAGTCGGCGCCCTCCGGGTAGAGGAAGGTGGTGATGATCGGGCCCTGGTGGTCGGCCAGGAAGGTGCGGAAGCCGAGCGCCTTCATGCGGGCGATGAGCAGCTGGTTGTTCGTCGCGTAGCGGGCCGCGCGGACGGGGATGCCGCCCTCGGCGAACATCTCGTCGAGGGCCTTGGAGAAGGCGAGCACCACATGCGTCGGCGAGGTGTAGCGCCACTTGCCGTTGGCCTTCTCCAGCGTGTTCCACTGGTCCCACAGGTCCAGCGAGAGCGAGCGGGCCTTGCCGCGCGAGGCCTCGAGCTTCGCTGTGTTGCAGATGATGAAGCTGAAGCCGGGCACGCCCTGGATGCACTTGTTCGCCGAGGAGACGAGGAAGTCGATGCCCCAGTCGGCCACGGGGATGTCCACGCCGCCGAAGGAGCTCATCGCGTCCACCATGAAGGTGCAGTCGTGCGCCTTGGCGACCTTCGCCACGGCCTCGATGTCGTTGAGCAGGCCGGAGGTGGTCTCGGAGTGGATCATCGAGACGTGGGTGATCGACGGGTCGGCGTCCAGGTACTCGGCCACCTTCGCCGCGTCCGGAATGCGGTCGTACGGTTCGGCGTACTGGGTGTACGCGATGCCGGCGTGGTCGCAGATCTTCGCCTGGCGGTCGCCGTATGCGCCGTTGGTGCATAGCAGCACCTTCTCGTCGGTGCCGATCACCGAGGTCAGCGCGCTCTCCACGCCGAAGGTGCCGGAACCCTGCATGAGCACCACGGTGTAGTCGTCGGCGCTGCAGTGGGCGAGCTCGAGCAGCTGGCGGCGGATCTTCTGCGTGATCCGCTGGTAGTCCTCGTCCCAAGTGCAGTGGTCGAAGAGCATCTCCTCCTTGACGGTGCGCGTGGTGGTCAGCGGGCCGGGGGTGAGCAGCTTGTATGCGTTGGTCATTGGTATTCCTTTGCTGTGTTGTTGGAAGTTGTTGTGGGGATGGGGTGTGCTCCCCTCCATGAGGGGAGCTGGCTCGCGAAGCGAGACTGAGGGGAGCAAAGCTGCCGGCCTACTTCCCCTGCGCCAGGCGCTTGCACTCGGAGGAGAAGTCCTGGTGCTGCTGGAGCAGGTCGACGGTCAGCGCCTTGGGGAAGGACTTGGACCGCTTCGAGGCGTTGGTCGGGGCCTTCTCGCCCTCGTACAGCGGCGTCGGATAGGTCTTGAGCAGTTCCGCGCGGCCCTGGTCGATGATCACGCCGGCCATCCGCTGCGCCTTGGGATTGGTGTTGCGGCCCTTGTCGAGCACCGCCACCGATTCGGTCAGCGAGTAGTTGCCCTCGGTCGGGTCGACGTAGTCGATCGGCAGGCCCTTGGCCTTGTCGGCCACCGCCTGATGGCGCAGGCCGAAGCCGATCGCCACCTCGCCGGAGCGCACGGCCTTCAGCGGGCCCGATCCGGACTGCTCCAGATGCGGACCGGCGTTGCGGAAGATGCCGGTCAGCACGTCCCGGCCGCGGTTCCCGGTGCCGTAGGCGTCGACGATGGCCTGCACCATCAGCCAGCCGGTGGAGGATCCCTCCATGTCCGGCACCGAGATCAGTCCGGAATACTGCGGGTCCGCCAGATCGGCCAGACTGGTCGGCTCGGGCACGCCGGCCGCGGCCAGCGCCGTGGTGTTGACGATGATCGCGCCCTCCTGGGCGGTGGTCGGGGAGCGCCAGGCCGGGGCCTTGGCGTTCTCCGTCGTGCCGAGCAGGCGCGACTTCACGTCGGTCAGATCCGCGAACATGTGGTTGCGCTCCTGCGCCGAATCGATGTAGTAGGAGCTCATGGTCAGGAGGTCCGCCTCCAGCGCCTTGCCCTCGGCGAGCATCTTGCCGCCGAGCTCCGAGGTGCCGAACGACTGGATGATGTACTGGTCCTTGAATCCGTTCCTGTCGAGCGCGTTCTGGAAGGCCACCACGGCCTCGTCGTCGGCGTTCGTGTAGATCACGACCTGGCCGTTGGCGGCGGCGG encodes the following:
- a CDS encoding DUF2975 domain-containing protein, with protein sequence MNQLTVKRVNGQKGRAAGPAPMLLKANAAAKIVARIGEVVLWISSALYVLLVAVFLFSGDRFHLSPDADARMDVGDWHFSIGSTVLDYDIRLVRFGEGPLDLPVVVMVGLTDAIIFALLALVFHEVAALCGELGRWGGAADSGDGTPFSPAAAIRLNRVGWYLIAAPAVAFVLAVICALLGCSFSAGLWMSALMVMLGIIVLQLARVFAYGTALQQDVDGLL
- a CDS encoding helix-turn-helix domain-containing protein; its protein translation is MSGHIVLRLDRMMVERGRSLNWLADQVGITNVNLSKIKNNRVSAIRFSTLAAICEALECQPGDILEYEED
- the phnX gene encoding phosphonoacetaldehyde hydrolase; translation: MTNTRFETVIFDWAGTTVDYGCFAPVRAFQEAFREFGIEPTMDETRKPMGMLKHDHINTMLHMERIARAWEDAHGAAPSEADVDAVYSHFEPKLLSILDRFSTPKPGVLDAVAALRGMGLKIGSTTGYTDSMMDIVVPKAAEAGYAPDYWISPDGTDGYGRPYPYMIFRNLETLHVTDVRKAAKIGDTLSDIREGKNAGVFTIGVTEGGSQMALSQTEFEALSPADRDAARAAARTAFVAAGADAVIDTMAELPTLLAQLA
- a CDS encoding 2-aminoethylphosphonate--pyruvate transaminase encodes the protein MTNAYKLLTPGPLTTTRTVKEEMLFDHCTWDEDYQRITQKIRRQLLELAHCSADDYTVVLMQGSGTFGVESALTSVIGTDEKVLLCTNGAYGDRQAKICDHAGIAYTQYAEPYDRIPDAAKVAEYLDADPSITHVSMIHSETTSGLLNDIEAVAKVAKAHDCTFMVDAMSSFGGVDIPVADWGIDFLVSSANKCIQGVPGFSFIICNTAKLEASRGKARSLSLDLWDQWNTLEKANGKWRYTSPTHVVLAFSKALDEMFAEGGIPVRAARYATNNQLLIARMKALGFRTFLADHQGPIITTFLYPEGADFDFHDMYEFIKERGYAIYPGKLTDEETFRLGNIGEIYADDIEKVTELLAMYMGERGLLAVATGSDSVPAAIAAMDAAGAPIKAAAPAGVRLAA